The following is a genomic window from Paenibacillus sp. FSL R5-0766.
CAAAACAAACAAGTTCTTGTGGACATGATCAACGTGCCTAACCTTGAACAACGTGCTCGTGAAATTGATGCGCTTGGCGTAGATTACATCTGTGTACACACAGGTTATGACCTACAAGCTGAAGGACAAAGCCCGTTCGAAGATCTGCAAACGATCAAAGCAGCTGTGAAAAACGCTAAAACGGCTGTAGCTGGTGGAATCAAGCTGGAAACATTGCCAGAAGTGATCAAAGCACAACCGGATCTGGTTATTGTAGGTGGCGGTATCACAGGACAAGCAGACAAAGCGGCAGTTGCAGCTGAAATGCAACGTCTCGTTAAACAAGGGTAAGCAGATGAGCAAAACACAGTACGCAGCTGACATCTTGAAGGAGCTGGAACGTACGTTAAGCCAGATCGACGATGCAGAGATGCAAGCGATGGCTGAGCACATTCTGGCTGCGGAACAGATTTTTGTAGCAGGAGCAGGCCGGTCAGGACTTATGGGAAAGGCTTTTGCCATGAGACTGATGCAGATGGGGCTTCGTGTATATGTGGTGGGCGAGACCGTAACACCGGGGATCAGCTCGAAGGATTTCCTCTTGCTGTGCTCTGGCTCAGGAGAGACAGGCAGTCTGGCAGCCATGGCTCAGAAGGCCAGTCAAGCAGGTGCACCTGTAGGACTCATTACAATTAAGCCAGAGTCCACGATTGGGCAATTGGCAACTACGGTAGTGCGCCTTCCGGCTTCAGCCAAAGAGGACACAGCAACTTCCGGAGCGGCAGTAACCATTCAGCCGATGGGCTCGTTGTTCGAACAAGGACTGTTAATCGGCATGGATGCTCTCATTCTTACGATGATGGAAATGAAGGGTATGACCGGAGCGGATATGTTTGGCCGCCACGCGAACCTGGAATAGTGAATAGATGAAAGACCGGAATCCTTTGATTATGAAGGGTTCTGGTCTTTTCTGCGATACATAATCAGTCATCTGTATAGGTTTTATCCGTGATTTACAGTTAAACTTTGCATCCCGACCAGGCTGTAGTAGAATTAATAGATAGCTGTATCGAATGAATGTACTTATTACATCATGCATGGAGCGGAAAGCTTGCCTCGTGTGAAGTGTCCCCGTGATATGTGTAATATACGCGATATAAGATTGAAGATGAGGGGGCTCGGAGCCATGGCAGCCGAAGTCAAGGAACGGATTAATCTGAAAGAAATCAACTGTGAGAAGGAATTGACCCTTGCGGTGATCGGTGGCAAATGGAAACTGATTATTTTGTGGCATTTGGGTCTGGAAGGCACCAAACGTTTCAGTGAGCTGAAACGCCTAATCCCTCATATTACCCAGAAGATGCTGACCAACCAGCTGCGTGAGCTGGAGGAAGACAAACTGATTGAACGCAAGGTGTATGCAGAGGTACCACCTCGGGTGGAATATACGTTGACAGATCACGGTCAAAGTCTGATGCCCGTCCTGCACGCGATGTATAACTGGGGTAAAAACTACGGTGAAAATGTAATTTGGAAAGAAAGCTAAATAAGTTATATTCAGAATGACCGCTAGGTAAATGGATACTTCCATAAACCAGCGGTTTTTTAGTTACTTTTAAATTTTGGTCAGTGGATCAATAGTTTACTCCAAACGCAGCGGGCAGAAATAGACTTAAGAAGCGAAGCGTTCGCCTTTATCAACGGATTTTCACCTTTAAAAAAGTGAATCAAAAAATCCGGGGATAACAGCGATCGAAGGGCTATTCTGCCAGCGGAGTAATAAGGAGTAATCATTGTAATGTATAGATGAGCAGAATATGATACGATGAGAGATATTGGAAATACAAGGAGGATGACAACTAAAGATGGAAAAAATACGTACACGTGCTGAGGTAAATCAGGAAACGACTTGGGATTTGAGAGACTTGTTTGTAACCGATGTAGAGTGGGAGCAGGAGCTTCGATCACTTCCACTGGCTGCTGCTCAGATCGAAACGTTCAAAGGACGTCTGGGCGAAGGCGCTGAACAATTGCTGGCTTGTCTGGATGCGCGTGAAGCTTTGCAGGAGCGAATCAGCAAGACGGCTTCTTATGCTCGACTGAAGCAGTCCGAGGACAGCACCAATCCGGTCAATATTGAGAATTCAGCTAAAGCAGGAGATATCCTATCAAATCTGTCGTCGTCCTTGTCTTTTGTCAATTCGGAGATCGTTGATCTGCCGGAGGGAACCGTTGAACGGTACCTTGAAGAACTTCCGGGATTGGAGCCGTATGCGCGCAGTTTGGAGCGTTTGATTCGAGAAAAAGCACATCGGCTCACGCCAGAGACCGAGAAGGTACTTGCTTCATTAGGAGAGGTACTGGATTCGCCATACCGTATCTATCTGCGCGGTAAACTGGCAGACATGACGTTTGACGATGCTCTTGATGGAGAGGACAACAATCGTCCACTGTCCTGGTCATTCTATGAAAATAATTATGAGATGTCATCTGATACAAAGCTGCGCCGTTCTGCTTATGCTGCATTCAGCTCGACATTAAATGATTACAAAAATACGTTCGCAGAAGGTTATGCAACCGAAGTGAAGAAACAGGTTGTTCTATCCAGGCTGCGTGGTTACGACGATGTTACAGATATGCTTCTCAGCCCACAGCAAGTGAGCAAAGAGATGTACAATAATGTGCTCGATATTATCCAGCAGGAACTCGCACCACATATGCGCAGACTGGCGGCTCTAAAGAAACGTGAGCTGGGTCTGGACAAACTGATGTTCTGTGATCTGAAGGCTCCGCTTGATCCTGAATTTAGCCCTGCCATTACATATGATGAGGCGTGCACACTCATTCGAGAAGCACTTGATGTGCTTGGTCCGGAGTACGGCGAGATCGTAGAGCGAGCATTCCGTGATCGCTGGGTGGATTACGCAGATAACGCAGGCAAATCCACAGGAGCGTTTTGTTCTTCCATATATGGTTCGCACTCCTATATCCTGATTTCATGGGCGAACAACATGCGCGGAGCCTTTACGCTTGCCCATGAAGTGGGACATGCAGGCCATTTCATGCTCGCGGGTCGTTACCAACGACTCACGAATACACGCCCATCTCTTTATTTCATTGAGGCACCATCGACGATGAATGAAATGCTGCTGGCAGATCATCTATTGAAGCGTTCTGATAATCCGAGAATGCGTCGCTGGGTCATTTTGCAACTGTTGAACACGTATTACCATAACTTCGTTACACATCTGCTGGAAGGTGAATTACAGCGCAGGGTGTATGCACGCGCAACCAATGATGAGCCCATTACGGCGAAGACGTTAAGTCAGCTCAAAGGAGACATCCTTTCCGAATTCTGGGGACCTGACCTGGTAATTGATGAAGGGGCCAAACTCACGTGGATGAGACAACCTCATTATTATATGGGACTATATCCATATACCTATGCGGCAGGCTTGACGGCTTCCACCGCGGCAGCACAGCAGATTCGGGAAGAAGGACAGCCTGCGGTAGATCGCTGGCTTGATGCACTCAAAGCTGGTGGAAGTCTCACGCCACAGGAGTTAATGAAGCTTGCGGGTGTGGATATGTCCGGACCTGAGCCGATTCGCTCTGCGGTTGCTTATGTCGGCAGTCTGGTCGACGAACTTGAACGTCTGTATTCCTGATCTGGTTCATATAGTATACGGACAAGGCAGAACGGGTTGTCTGCATGCACCGCCTTCCTTGCGTGGGGGGCGGTGCATCTTATTTTTGCAAGGGGAAAGGAACGATGATGAATGGCGTTAACAAGCGAGTCCTCATCGATGGGCCGATTAAGCGTAGACGGCTTTGGTGTGTTTGACGACATGAATGGAGTACCAGGTTTTGAAGGCAATCAGGGTGGTTTTTTTTCGGGATTTAGTGAGTTTGCTGCAATGAATGCATTTGCTTCGATTTTCATTGGCGCCATATTTCTCATCATTGCGGGAGTTATTGTTTTTGTTATTATTTCAGGCATACGCTCAGGGATGTCAAATAACGCGGCAGCCTTGTTAACCCTGCACTCAACGGTGGTGACCAAACGAACGGAAGTTTCAGGTGGCAGCGGGGATAGCCGTGCGACTACCCGGTATTATGTTACATTTGAATTCGACAATGGGGAGCGCACTGAACTAATTGTTGGCGGAAACCATTATGGCATGATGGTGGAAAATGATCGAGGGATGCTGACGTATCAGGGGACACGATTCAAGCATTTTGAGAGAGATGTACAGCCCCAGTCTGGGGTAAGCAAAGGTCAATTTTATACGTAAAAAAAGAAATGCGGCTCCTCCCAAGTGGGAGAGAGTCGTTTTTGGTATACCCAAAAGAAAGAAAAACCGAAGGGTATTCAAACGCTTACAATGGTGATATACTCGTAAAATAAAGTAAAACAGTATTAAACAAAAACAAACAAACAATAAATACAGAATAAAGTACAGGGTTACGGTCTGAATCAAGTGATACCGTTTGGAAAATAGGATGGGTTCGAAAGGTTGGTGAAGCGCGGTGAGTGTGCTGGCTTATGATTTGGGCGCTGGGAGCGGGAGAGCGTTACTGGGACATCTGAATGATCGAGGGATCGAAACGAGCGAAATTCATCGGTTCAAGAATGAACCAGTGAAGGTTGGCGAGCGGATGCACTGGGATATTCTGCGATTGCATCATGAATTGTTGCAAGGGCTTACACTTGTGAAACAGCAGGGAGAAAAACCAGAGAGCCTGGGGATCGATTCGTGGGGCGTTGATTTTGGTCTGCTTGGCAGTAATGGTGAGTTGCTGGGTAACCCGTATCATTACCGTGATACACAGTTTAACGGCATGATGGATCAGGTGCGCCAAGAGCTGAGCTCCCAGCGAATCTTCGAACGTACAGGGATTCAGTTTCTTAGCTTTAATACCTTGTATCAATTGGCGACACTTCAACGCAGCGGTTCCCCGTTACTTCATGAAGCAGAGCGTTTTCTCATGATTCCGGATTTACTACGTTATTTCCTGACCGGGGAAGCGGTGAATGAGTTTACCAATGCAACCACAACCCAATTATACAATCCATCAGCGGGGCAGTGGGATAGTGAGTTGCTGGCGCATATTCGCATTTCGGAGAAACTGTTCGGTGAAGCCGTGCTGCCAGGTACCCGTGTTGGACAATTGCGAAGCAGTATCTGTAACGATCTGGGATTGTCCCCGATTCCCGTGATTGCTGTTGCGGAGCATGATACGGGTTCAGCCGTTGTGGCTGTTCCTGCAACGGAACGTTCATTTGCTTATCTGAGCTGTGGAACCTGGTCCCTGATGGGTACGGAGATAGATCATCCTGCGATAAGTAGCCAGAGTCTGGCCTTGAACTTCACGAATGAAGGCGGGGCGGGCGGAACATTCCGTCTGCTGAAGAACATTATGGGCTTATGGATTTTGCAGGAAAGCATGCGGGAGTGGGACCGCCAGGGGCAGGGAATTAGCTATGATGTGTTATTGGCAAAGGCTGAACAGGCACCTCCATTTGCTAGTTTGTTTGACCCGGATGATGAACTGTTCATGCCCGCAGGAGATATGACGAAGCGTATACGTCAGTATTGCCGTGATACAGGGCAAGTGGTACCAGAGGATCAGGGGGCTATTGCCCGGGCAATTCTGGAGAGTCTGGCATTGAAGTATAGGAGAGTTCTGGAATGGACGGAGCAATTGTCGGGTCAGATGTTCAACGGATTGCATATGGTCGGTGGAGGCATCCAGAACCGCCTGTTATGTCAGTGGACTGCAAATTCCATTGGCAAGCCGGTATGGGCAGGTCCGGCAGAGGGAAGTGCCATCGGGAATATGGCTGTGCAATGGATGGCGAGCGGAGCTTTTAAAGATATCTGG
Proteins encoded in this region:
- the hxlA gene encoding 3-hexulose-6-phosphate synthase, which gives rise to MKLQLALDLVNIPEGIALVKEVEQYIDIVEIGTPIVINEGLHAVKAMKEAFPNLQVLADLKIMDAGGYEIMKAAEAGADLITVLGATNDSTIKGAVAEAKKQNKQVLVDMINVPNLEQRAREIDALGVDYICVHTGYDLQAEGQSPFEDLQTIKAAVKNAKTAVAGGIKLETLPEVIKAQPDLVIVGGGITGQADKAAVAAEMQRLVKQG
- the hxlB gene encoding 6-phospho-3-hexuloisomerase, with product MSKTQYAADILKELERTLSQIDDAEMQAMAEHILAAEQIFVAGAGRSGLMGKAFAMRLMQMGLRVYVVGETVTPGISSKDFLLLCSGSGETGSLAAMAQKASQAGAPVGLITIKPESTIGQLATTVVRLPASAKEDTATSGAAVTIQPMGSLFEQGLLIGMDALILTMMEMKGMTGADMFGRHANLE
- a CDS encoding helix-turn-helix domain-containing protein; this encodes MAAEVKERINLKEINCEKELTLAVIGGKWKLIILWHLGLEGTKRFSELKRLIPHITQKMLTNQLRELEEDKLIERKVYAEVPPRVEYTLTDHGQSLMPVLHAMYNWGKNYGENVIWKES
- the pepF gene encoding oligoendopeptidase F is translated as MEKIRTRAEVNQETTWDLRDLFVTDVEWEQELRSLPLAAAQIETFKGRLGEGAEQLLACLDAREALQERISKTASYARLKQSEDSTNPVNIENSAKAGDILSNLSSSLSFVNSEIVDLPEGTVERYLEELPGLEPYARSLERLIREKAHRLTPETEKVLASLGEVLDSPYRIYLRGKLADMTFDDALDGEDNNRPLSWSFYENNYEMSSDTKLRRSAYAAFSSTLNDYKNTFAEGYATEVKKQVVLSRLRGYDDVTDMLLSPQQVSKEMYNNVLDIIQQELAPHMRRLAALKKRELGLDKLMFCDLKAPLDPEFSPAITYDEACTLIREALDVLGPEYGEIVERAFRDRWVDYADNAGKSTGAFCSSIYGSHSYILISWANNMRGAFTLAHEVGHAGHFMLAGRYQRLTNTRPSLYFIEAPSTMNEMLLADHLLKRSDNPRMRRWVILQLLNTYYHNFVTHLLEGELQRRVYARATNDEPITAKTLSQLKGDILSEFWGPDLVIDEGAKLTWMRQPHYYMGLYPYTYAAGLTASTAAAQQIREEGQPAVDRWLDALKAGGSLTPQELMKLAGVDMSGPEPIRSAVAYVGSLVDELERLYS
- a CDS encoding DUF2500 domain-containing protein, with the protein product MALTSESSSMGRLSVDGFGVFDDMNGVPGFEGNQGGFFSGFSEFAAMNAFASIFIGAIFLIIAGVIVFVIISGIRSGMSNNAAALLTLHSTVVTKRTEVSGGSGDSRATTRYYVTFEFDNGERTELIVGGNHYGMMVENDRGMLTYQGTRFKHFERDVQPQSGVSKGQFYT
- a CDS encoding rhamnulokinase family protein: MSVLAYDLGAGSGRALLGHLNDRGIETSEIHRFKNEPVKVGERMHWDILRLHHELLQGLTLVKQQGEKPESLGIDSWGVDFGLLGSNGELLGNPYHYRDTQFNGMMDQVRQELSSQRIFERTGIQFLSFNTLYQLATLQRSGSPLLHEAERFLMIPDLLRYFLTGEAVNEFTNATTTQLYNPSAGQWDSELLAHIRISEKLFGEAVLPGTRVGQLRSSICNDLGLSPIPVIAVAEHDTGSAVVAVPATERSFAYLSCGTWSLMGTEIDHPAISSQSLALNFTNEGGAGGTFRLLKNIMGLWILQESMREWDRQGQGISYDVLLAKAEQAPPFASLFDPDDELFMPAGDMTKRIRQYCRDTGQVVPEDQGAIARAILESLALKYRRVLEWTEQLSGQMFNGLHMVGGGIQNRLLCQWTANSIGKPVWAGPAEGSAIGNMAVQWMASGAFKDIWEARKAIRDSFPVTTYEPQDKSIWEDAYGRFLRVTASSNSQAGSEV